A window of Campylobacter concisus contains these coding sequences:
- a CDS encoding molybdopterin molybdotransferase MoeA: MLLNDALNALKSKFKLKIDSEILPISMTLGKTLANDVVAVKNLPCFDNSALDGFAVKFEDKDKPYKIVASAFAGDKEQLSIDKNECVKIMTGAKMPKGADTIIKIEDCVVDGNFIKAPNNLKKGDGYRFKGEEVKIGEILLKSGEVLNTRGIMMLAAQGISFINIKKQPSIGIYSSGNEIIEPWQRASEDEIYNANAFGIAALLSSIGQDNSYLGIIKDNLDAVKESFLNAANYDIVICSGGASAGEADFMKIALSELGYNEIFSHIDIRPGKPCKAYEKDGKLIFVLPGNPMAAYVCMMMLVLPLLKEDCFVIQNATNAQNLNVKAGRINAIFGNIENDKFIATNGGKYGSGMIDHILKSTFMFLTSPDQSEILQNSEISLIKLP, from the coding sequence ATGCTGCTAAATGACGCATTAAATGCGCTTAAATCTAAGTTTAAATTAAAAATAGATAGCGAAATTTTACCTATCAGCATGACTCTTGGTAAAACATTGGCAAATGATGTAGTGGCGGTAAAAAATTTGCCATGTTTTGATAACTCTGCGCTTGATGGCTTTGCTGTGAAATTTGAAGATAAAGATAAGCCATATAAAATAGTTGCAAGTGCCTTTGCAGGCGATAAAGAACAGCTAAGCATTGACAAAAATGAGTGCGTTAAGATAATGACTGGTGCGAAGATGCCAAAGGGTGCTGATACGATCATAAAGATTGAAGATTGTGTAGTTGATGGAAATTTTATAAAAGCACCAAATAATCTTAAAAAAGGTGATGGGTATCGCTTTAAAGGCGAAGAGGTAAAGATTGGTGAAATTTTGCTAAAAAGTGGCGAGGTTTTAAACACTAGAGGTATAATGATGCTAGCAGCGCAGGGCATAAGTTTTATAAATATTAAAAAACAGCCTAGTATTGGAATTTATTCAAGTGGAAACGAGATCATCGAGCCTTGGCAAAGAGCTAGTGAGGATGAAATTTATAATGCAAATGCCTTTGGCATCGCTGCACTTTTAAGCTCCATTGGACAAGATAACTCATATCTTGGCATCATAAAAGATAATTTAGACGCCGTAAAAGAGTCATTTTTAAACGCTGCGAACTACGACATTGTTATCTGCTCTGGCGGAGCGAGCGCTGGCGAGGCTGATTTTATGAAAATAGCTCTAAGTGAGCTTGGATACAATGAAATTTTTTCACATATTGATATAAGACCTGGCAAACCTTGCAAGGCTTATGAAAAAGATGGCAAACTTATTTTTGTCCTTCCCGGAAATCCAATGGCAGCTTATGTTTGCATGATGATGCTTGTTTTGCCTCTTTTAAAAGAGGATTGCTTTGTGATACAAAATGCTACAAATGCGCAAAATTTAAATGTAAAAGCAGGCAGGATCAATGCCATTTTTGGAAATATTGAAAATGATAAATTTATAGCAACAAATGGTGGAAAATACGGCTCTGGCATGATAGATCATATTTTAAAAAGCACTTTTATGTTTTTAACTAGCCCAGATCAAAGCGAAATTTTGCAAAATAGTGAAATTTCTCTTATAAAACTTCCATAA
- a CDS encoding UbiX family flavin prenyltransferase — protein MKKIVFAATGASGAGLFLKLVKAAKDSCEAHVIVSKNAMKVLEAEENLKLNLDDLGVKIYDDLDLGAGPASGSFGTEAMIIAPCSTNTLAKVANGISDTLITRAASVALKERQGLVLGVREMPFSAIALSQMQLLSSLGAIIAPPVLGYYAEIKSLEDMENFIIGKWLDALKIENNLYKRWQI, from the coding sequence ATGAAAAAGATAGTATTTGCAGCCACTGGAGCAAGTGGGGCTGGACTCTTTTTAAAGCTTGTCAAGGCTGCCAAAGATAGTTGCGAGGCGCATGTCATAGTTAGTAAAAACGCCATGAAAGTCTTGGAGGCTGAAGAGAATTTAAAGCTAAATTTAGATGATCTTGGAGTAAAAATTTATGATGATTTGGATCTTGGCGCAGGTCCAGCTTCAGGCTCATTTGGCACGGAGGCGATGATAATAGCGCCCTGCTCTACCAACACCCTAGCAAAAGTTGCAAACGGCATAAGTGACACGCTCATCACAAGGGCTGCAAGTGTCGCACTAAAAGAGAGACAAGGGCTGGTTTTAGGCGTTAGAGAGATGCCATTTTCTGCCATCGCGCTTTCTCAGATGCAGCTTCTCTCATCTCTTGGAGCTATCATCGCTCCACCAGTTTTGGGCTACTACGCAGAGATAAAGAGCCTAGAAGATATGGAAAATTTTATCATTGGCAAGTGGCTTGATGCCTTAAAAATCGAAAATAATCTTTACAAAAGGTGGCAAATTTGA
- the coaD gene encoding pantetheine-phosphate adenylyltransferase — translation MKKSCIYPGTFDPITNGHLDVIIRATKIFDKVIVAVAKSDSKQPMFAHEKRIEMAKEAVSGLGNVSVLGFDNLLVDFAKSHGINTVIRGLRAVSDFEYELQIGYANAALWDEFETVYLMPSLNNAFISSSIVRSVLRHDGDVSNLVPAKILKNLKA, via the coding sequence TTGAAAAAATCCTGCATCTATCCAGGGACCTTTGATCCGATCACAAACGGCCATTTAGACGTTATCATAAGGGCTACAAAAATCTTTGATAAAGTGATCGTCGCAGTTGCAAAAAGTGACAGCAAACAGCCGATGTTTGCACACGAAAAACGCATAGAGATGGCAAAAGAGGCAGTTAGTGGGCTAGGCAATGTTAGCGTGCTGGGTTTTGATAACTTACTTGTTGATTTTGCTAAATCGCACGGCATAAACACCGTCATCAGGGGTCTTCGCGCGGTTAGCGACTTTGAGTATGAGCTACAAATCGGCTACGCAAACGCTGCACTTTGGGACGAATTTGAGACGGTTTATCTTATGCCAAGCTTAAATAACGCCTTCATCTCAAGCTCGATCGTCCGCTCAGTCTTACGCCACGACGGCGACGTGAGCAACCTAGTGCCAGCAAAAATTCTTAAAAATTTAAAGGCGTAA
- the flgA gene encoding flagellar basal body P-ring formation chaperone FlgA produces the protein MYCITNDQISLSTFGFEGEDNEILNLEGKRAAKIDSKKLYEILTANFKTYNDKSGGSVAFVKNCSIMDEIQMQFLRSISDEYPGISISDLSISPQNKLPANFKELVLKNIFLGDQNSQKGTFRASFEDVDLSLKSIYFKFSFNAKMPAFIAINSMNTNHILSLLDYQPTMIEFDKWPKDALSSSNSLALITKVQIKSGEILTKRQFNAISLVKKGQMLNAVLSEDGVKIIAEVKALEDGNLGDMIKIRTKDNKILQATVSGKDEAVIR, from the coding sequence ATGTATTGCATCACAAATGATCAGATTTCACTTAGTACTTTTGGCTTTGAAGGCGAAGACAATGAAATTTTAAACCTAGAGGGCAAAAGAGCTGCTAAGATAGATAGCAAAAAGCTCTATGAAATTCTAACAGCAAATTTTAAAACATATAATGACAAAAGCGGTGGAAGCGTTGCTTTTGTGAAAAACTGCTCTATTATGGATGAGATTCAAATGCAATTTTTAAGATCGATTAGCGATGAATATCCTGGTATCAGCATAAGTGATCTTAGCATCAGTCCACAAAATAAACTTCCAGCAAATTTCAAAGAACTTGTCCTAAAAAATATCTTTTTAGGTGATCAAAATAGTCAAAAAGGTACATTTAGAGCATCATTTGAGGATGTTGATCTGAGTCTAAAAAGCATCTATTTTAAATTTAGCTTTAATGCTAAGATGCCAGCCTTCATAGCAATAAATTCAATGAATACAAACCACATTTTAAGCCTACTTGACTATCAGCCAACGATGATTGAGTTTGACAAATGGCCAAAAGATGCACTTTCTAGCTCAAACAGCTTGGCTCTTATAACAAAAGTACAGATAAAAAGCGGTGAAATTTTAACCAAGCGCCAGTTTAATGCCATAAGTTTAGTCAAAAAAGGTCAAATGCTAAATGCGGTTTTAAGCGAGGATGGAGTTAAGATAATTGCTGAAGTAAAGGCGCTTGAAGATGGAAATTTAGGTGATATGATAAAGATAAGAACAAAAGATAATAAAATTTTACAGGCCACAGTTTCAGGCAAAGATGAGGCAGTGATAAGATGA